In Topomyia yanbarensis strain Yona2022 chromosome 2, ASM3024719v1, whole genome shotgun sequence, one DNA window encodes the following:
- the LOC131678973 gene encoding uncharacterized protein LOC131678973 has product MSRAKVAPLKRQSIPRLELMAAVLGARLSRTVLGMHSLEITRCILWTDSRTVCSWLQSDQYKFKQFIAFRVGEILELTRVIDWRWLPTKLNIADVLTKWGSGPPLSSDGEWFNGKSFLYYPEEEWPSKVMPFEETSEEARGVVLFQELIDVKATSRWMALVRVTASVVRFIANCRRKKMGQPIVTSKATETQQRSIKSKYLAIVKPLQQEELLEAETILWKQAQFDSFPDEMSALTKNLNLEPGQMPSKIQRSSTLVKLTPILDDEGVLRMGGRFEKSDDISFDQKFPIILARQHDITKKLIQCYHERFGHANRETVCNELRQKFWIPNIRAAIMEVMRECMWCKVHRCRPQVPMMAPLPTRRIRAGIRPFSSVGLDYLGPVDVSVGRRKEKRWVAVFTCLAIRAVHLEVVNSLTTQSCLMAIRRFSCKRGAPDIIFSDNATCFKGANNEMLKTLHGDCEEEITTARTAWRFIPPGTPHMGGAWERMVRSVKEAMKALEDGRKLTDEILVTTLAEAEDMINTRPLTYMPQASAENEALTPNHFLRGIVKGADLLVDRGGNLAEALRDVYKRSQYLADRMWERWSKEYLPTINRRTKWYDERKPLEAGDLVFVVDGKDRKNWSRGIVEEVVQGSDGRIREAKIRTATGIHRRAVANLAVLEIKDGKSGCSEEIPDVTGWGVNTAGHTGVDPID; this is encoded by the coding sequence ATGTCACGAGCGAAAGTGGCTCCACTGAAACGTCAGTCGATTCCACGGTTGGAATTAATGGCTGCCGTCCTCGGtgctcgactgagtcgaacggTTCTAGGGATGCACTCCCTGGAAATTACACGTTGCATTTTATGGACGGATTCTCGTACGGTGTGTAGCTGGCTGCAATCGGATCAGTACAAGTTTAAGCAGTTCATAGCCTTCAGAGTCGGCGAAATTCTTGAACTGACAAGGGTAATCGACTGGCGCTGGTTGCCGACGAAGCTGAATATTGCGGATGTGCTGACTAAGTGGGGATCCGGGCCCCCGCTGAGCAGCGACGGAGAGTGGTTCAACGGGAAATCATTCCTGTATTATCCGGAAGAGGAGTGGCCGAGCAAGGTGATGCCGTTTGAGGAAACTAGCGAAGAGGCGAGAGGAGTAGTGCTATTCCAAGAACTGATCGACGTCAAGGCTACTTCGCGGTGGATGGCACTGGTGAGAGTGACTGCAAGCGTGGTTCGCTTCATTGCGAATTGTCGGCGAAAAAAAATGGGACAGCCGATCGTGACGTCGAAAGCCACGGAGACTCAACAGCGGTCGATTAAGTCGAAGTATTTGGCGATTGTAAAACCGCTCCAGCAGGAGGAACTCCTGGAAGCCGAAACGATCCTGTGGAAGCAGGCGCAGTTCGACAGTTTCCCGGACGAAATGAGTGCGTTGACCAAGAATCTCAATCTGGAGCCGGGACAGATGCCTTCGAAAATACAGCGGTCGAGTACCCTGGTCAAACTGACTCCGATACTGGACGATGAAGGTGTGCTGCGGATGGGAGGAAGATTCGAAAAATCGGACGACATCTCGTTCGACCAGAAGTTTCCGATCATTCTTGCTCGGCAGCACGACATCACCAAGAAGTTGATTCAGTGCTACCACGAAAGGTTCGGACATGCGAATCGAGAGACGGTTTGCAACGAGTTGCGTCAGAAGTTCTGGATTCCGAATATCCGTGCAGCGATTATGGAAGTGATGCGGGAGTGCATGTGGTGCAAAGTCCATAGATGTCGTCCACAAGTACCAATGATGGCGCCTCTCCCGACTCGACGCATCAGAGCAGGAATTCGTCCTTTCAGTTCGGTCGGCTTAGACTACTTGGGACCAGTAGATGTATCGGTGGGAAGAAGAAAAGAGAAGCGATGGGTGGCCGTGTTTACGTGTCTCGCCATCAGAGCGGTGCATCTCGAGGTGGTGAACAGCCTGACAACACAATCGTGCTTGATGGCCATCCGCCGGTTTTCCTGTAAGCGGGGTGCTCCTGATATTATATTTTCAGATAACGCCACTTGCTTTAAGGGTGCTAACAACGAGATGCTGAAAACGTTACATGGCGATTGTGAGGAGGAAATCACAACTGCAAGAACGGCCTGGCGATTCATTCCGCCTGGCACCCCGCACATGGGTGGTGCATGGGAGCGAATGGTTCGTTCCGTGAAGGAGGCAATGAAGGCATTGGAAGATGGAAGGAAGCTGACAGACGAGATTCTGGTGACAACACTGGCGGAGGCAGAGGACATGATAAACACACGTCCTCTCACGTACATGCCTCAGGCGTCTGCCGAAAATGAAGCTCTGACACCGAACCATTTTCTACGAGGAATAGTAAAGGGCGCGGATCTCCTAGTGGACAGGGGTGGGAATCTAGCGGAGGCTTTGCGTGACGTGTACAAGCGATCGCAGTACCTGGCAGACCGGATGTGGGAACGTTGGAGCAAGGAATATTTGCCAACGATAAACCGTCGCACAAAGTGGTATGATGAACGAAAGCCGCTGGAAGCAGGCGACCTTGTCTTCGTCGTGGATGGTAAGGACCGGAAGAATTGGTCTAGAGGAATTGTCGAGGAGGTGGTTCAAGGGTCCGATGGTCGGATACGTGAAGCGAAAATAAGGACTGCGACAGGGATCCATAGACGAGCCGTCGCGAATCTGGCGGTGCTAGAAATCAAGGATGGTAAATCCGGATGTTCCGAGGAAATACCGGATGTTACGGGCTGGGGTGTCAATACCGCTGGGCACACTGGAGTTGACCCAATCGACTAA
- the LOC131679613 gene encoding uncharacterized protein LOC131679613, which produces MSDPISITGAGNELDLTLTPCAVCSQTSTENEAMVGCDGCNRWFHYRCVGVTSAVKKEKRWYCTDGVYQVLAQEYLKNKRPRPKKTSESSEASVSKSGTLTLEQRRKALQEKQRRLEQELEDEMLLKEEESNMERALEKKRMLFEEKMRQKELQERSILYAEALRKKQEHIMRMKSNQSSFEKAMAALDEELKKVKVENVKPLKVSNVEQLEKDAGESDTALESDEEDQPCSVISEIQSAKSVERTRKRSEQANDGSQYGLGQHRTGPTKAQLAARNGITKKLPCFSGKPEEWPLFFGTYQASNEACGYTDVENLVRLQESLKGPALEWVRGQLILPQTVPRVIIKLQQLYGRPEQLLQSHLEKVRKLESPRADKLASFIPFGNAVEQLCEHLEAANLKQHLVNPLLIQDLVDKLPDSEKRQWVRFKRCADEVTLRTFTEFLSEIVADACEANVSMEYKLATKPASGGQFGREHAKGRGAMYYHSEEENLDETANVERTSFRPCKVCQCTDHRLRHCAEFKKLRYVDRLKVVNHWKLCCVCLNDHSGRCGFKIQCNVGECRERHNPLMHPVNTVVGISAHIWNQTKVMFRMIPAQLHFGGRSITVLAFLDEGASVTLIEKRMADRLGLVGVPEKLTIKWTADITRVEKDSSRMNVWASAVGSKDKVLLHTVRTVENLMLPHQKLDSKEIATQFKHMRGLPIASYDGQPGILIGLNNVHSFVPLEAKIGATAEPIAVKCKLGWTVYGPRQSNTAFDGGYMGYHHEVSNEALHDLLKSHYALEESVVAVAQESAEDKRAREIMERTTKRVGNRFETGLLWRTDDPRFPDSFPMALHRMKQLEKKLERNPELHKNVCRQIEEFQQKGYAHLATAEELIRTETDKVWYLPLNVVTNPRKPGKVRLVWDAAASVQGVSLNTQLLTGPDLLIPLVQVIVGFRERRIAFGGDLREMYHQVKIVERDRQAQRFVFRKNFGEKPSIFVMDVATFGSTCSPSSAQYIKNKNAEEHAVQYPEAAAAIIHRHYVDDYFDSVDTVEEAINRAMQVRTIHKNGGFEIRNWVSNVPEVLRMLGEEKQVTPVHFGRDKQSCSERVLGIIWDPNMDEFSFSTLHRPEMMAYLCNEKRPTKQIALSCVMGFFDPMGLLSPFTIHGKIIIQHLWRLGCDWKQEIDDESWRLWKRWTGLLPEVDAVRITRCYLGNAASSAVESLELHIFTDAT; this is translated from the exons ATGTCGGACCCCATTTCTATCaccggtgcgggaaatgagctggATTTGACGCTGACTCCGTGCGCTGTCTGTAGCCAAACTTCCACCGAAAATGAAGCGATGGTAGGCTGCGACGGTTGCAACCGTTGGTTCCACTACCGATGCGTCGGAGTGACCTCAGCGGTGAAAAAGGAGAAGAGGTGGTACTGCACTGATGGTGTTTATCAAGTGCTTGCTCAAGAGTACCTGAAGAACAAAAGGCCTCGGCCGAAGAAGACATCGGAGTCGTCGGAAGCTTCCGTTTCGAAATCAGGTACGCTCACTCTAGAGCAGAGACGAAAGGCTTTGCAAGAAAAGCAAAGGCGTCTTGAGCAGGAGCTCGAAGATGAGATGTTGCTGAAAGAGGAAGAGAGCAACATGGAGCGTGCGTTAGAGAAAAAGCGAATGCTTTTCGAGGAGAAAATGCGCCAAAAGGAGCTGCAGGAAAGGAGCATCCTTTATGCAGAAGCGTTGCGGAAGAAGCAGGAGCATATAATGCGGATGAAGTCCAACCAGAGCTCATTTGAGAAGGCGATGGCTGCTCTGGATGAAGAGCTAAAAAAAGTCAAAGTTGAGAACGTTAAACCGCTAAAAGTTTCCAACGTCGAGCAGTTGGAAAAAGATGCCGGTGAAAGCGATACTGCTTTGGAAAGCGACGAAGAAGACCAACCTTGTTCGGTAATTTCGGAGATTCAATCTGCGAAAAGCGTCGAACGTACTCGGAAACGATCTGAGCAAGCAAACGATGGAAGCCAATACGGGCTGGGGCAACATCGGACCGGGCCGACGAAAGCTCAGTTGGCAGCTAGAAATGGgattaccaaaaagcttcccTGCTTTTCCGGAAAACCAGAAGAGTGGCCACTGTTTTTCGGTACGTATCAAGCCTCGAACGAAGCCTGCGGCTACACCGATGTCGAGAACCTTGTGCGACTGCAGGAGAGCCTTAAGGGACCGGCCCTAGAGTGGGTGCGCGGCCAACTAATTCTTCCGCAGACCGTTCCGAGGGTAATTATCAAGCTGCAACAGCTGTACGGTCGTCCGGAACAATTGCTACAGAGCCACCTGGAGAAAGTCCGCAAACTGGAGTCGCCGAGAGCTGATAAGCTTGCCAGCTTCATCCCTTTCGGGAACGCTGTGGAGCAACTGTGCGAACATCTGGAAGCAGCAAATCTCAAGCAGCACCTCGTAAATCCGCTGCTTATCCAGGATCTCGTCGACAAGCTTCCTGACAGTGAAAAACGACAGTGGGTTCGCTTCAAGCGGTGCGCCGATGAAGTAACATTGAGGACATTCACAGAGTTTCTGTCAGAAATAGTGGCGGACGCTTGCGAAGCGAATGTAAGCATGGAGTACAAGCTCGCGACTAAACCTGCAAGCGGTGGCCAGTTCGGGAGAGAACACGCAAAAGGGAGAGGAGCAATGTACTACCATAGTGAAGAGGAGAACTTGGATGAAACCGCGAACGTCGAGCGGACAAGCTTTCGGCCGTGCAAAGTGTGTCAGTGTACTGACCATCGTCTGCGGCATTGTGCAGAGTTTAAGAAATTACGATATGTTGACCGGCTGAAGGTTGTGAATCACTGGAAACTTTGCTGTGTTTGTCTGAATGACCACAGCGGACGGTGCGGTTTCAAAATACAGTGCAATGTGGGAGAATGCAGAGAACGACACAATCCGTTGATGCATCCGGTGAATACCGTGGTTGGTATAAGTGCTCACATCTGGAATCAAACGAAAGTTATGTTTCGAATGATTCCCGCTCAGTTGCACTTTGGAGGGCGATCGATTACGGTACTGGCGTTTTTGGACGAAGGAGCGTCCGTTACACTCATCGAGAAAAGGATGGCAGATCGTCTTGGACTTGTGGGTGTCCCGGAGAAGCTGACCATTAAGTGGACAGCAGATATCACGCGAGTGGAGAAGGATTCCAGCCGGATGAATGTGTGGGCATCGGCAGTCGGAAGTAAGGACAAGGTGCTGCTGCACACGGTTCGAACGGTAGAGAATCTGATGTTGCCGCATCAAAAACTGGACTCCAAGGAGATTGCAACCCAGTTCAAGCACATGCGGGGATTACCGATCGCGTCGTACGATGGACAACCCGGAATACTTATAGGGCTCAACAATGTGCATTCATTTGTGCCGTTGGAAGCGAAGATCGGTGCGACTGCAGAGCCAATAGCGGTGAAGTGCAAACTTGGATGGACTGTGTACGGCCCGAGACAGTCGAACACTGCTTTTGATGGTGGGTATATGGGTTATCACCACGAAGTAAGCAACGAGGCCCTGCATGACCTGCTGAAAAGCCACTACGCTCTGGAGGAATCGGTCGTGGCGGTCGCGCAGGAATCGGCAGAGGATAAACGAGCGCGAGAGATAATGGAGCGGACCACAAAAAGGGTGGGAAATCGCTTCGAGACCGGACTACTGTGGAGGACAGATGATCCACGATTTCCGGACAGCTTTCCGATGGCTCTGCACAGGATGAAGCAGCTGGAGAAAAAACTGGAGAGAAATCCGGAGTTGCACAAGAACGTTTGTCGGCAGATAGAAGAGTTTCAGCAGAAAGGATATGCACACCTGGCAACTGCAGAAGAATTGATCCGTACGGAAACAGATAAGGTGTGGTACCTACCGTTGAATGTGGTGACAAATCCCAGAAAGCCTGGCAAAGTGCGCTTGGTATGGGACGCCGCAGCTTCGGTGCAAGGAGTGTCACTCAACACGCAGCTACTGACGGGACCCGACTTGCTGATTCCACTGGTGCAAGTGATAGTAGGTTTCCGGGAGCGACGGATTGCATTCGGTGGCGATCTTCGAGAAATGTACCACCAGGTGAAGATCGTCGAACGCGACAGACAGGCTCAACGCTTCGTGTTCCGGAAGAATTTCGGGGAGAAGCCAAGCATTTTTGTAATGGACGTTGCGACGTTTGGCTCTACATGCTCTCCTAGTTCGGCACAGTACATCAAAAACAAGAACGCAGAAGAACACGCTGTTCAATATCCAGAGGCGGCAGCGGCCATAATCCATCGTCACTACGTCGACGATTATTTCGACAGTGTCGACACCGTCGAAGAGGCCATCAACCGGGCGATGCAGGTGCGTACAATTCACAAAAATGGTGGGTTTGAAATCCGGAACTGGGTTTCCAATGTACCTGAAGTTCTCCGAATGCTGGGGGAAGAAAAGCAAGTCACGCCAGTACACTTTGGTCGGGACAAGCAGAGTTGCAGTGAACGAGTTCTTGGCATCATTTGGGATCCAAACATGGATGAGTTTTCCTTCTCTACGCTGCACCGTCCGGAGATGATGGCGTACTTATGCAACGAGAAACGACCCACGAAGCAGATTGCATTAAGCTGCGTGATGGGATTCTTTGACCCGATGGGATTGCTGTCTCCTTTCACAATCCACGGCAAAATAATCATCCAGCACCTCTGGCGATTGGGCTGCGATTGGAAGCAGGAGATCGACGACGAGAGCTGGCGCTTATGGAAGCGATGGACTGGCCTGCTGCCAGAGGTGGATGCAGTTCGGATCACACGCTGCTACCTCGGGAATGCTGCGTCTTCAGCCGTTGAGTCGCTGGAACTTCACATCTTTACTGATGCCA CTTAG